TACCGGCTCAGGCGCGGGCGGTGGCATCTGGCTGCCCATATCCGGCGGCGGTGCCATACCGCCACCTGCGTCAGCGCCACCAACTGGCACTTTGACTTCACTGCCACGGTTACTCAGCCGCAATGCATCACTGCCTACCGCTGCTTCTGTTCCGCTGTCAAATTCGGTGTTGCTGACATCCGGCACGTCCAGATTCCGCAAAATGCGCGGGGTGATCATCAACACCAACTCCGACTTGCTCTTTTGGTCTTTCTCACTGGAGAACAAGCGACCCAGAACAGGCATCTTACCCAACAGGGGGACTCGCATTGCCGACTGGAGTTCATCCTGCCGAATCAGACCAGCCAGGACCTGCGTTTCCCCATCCTTCAGACGTAGCGAAGTGTTGGCGTTACGCGAGCCGATCTTGTATGTCACCAACCCTTGTTTGCTGACGACCTCATCCGCAATATTGCTGACCTCCAGGCCAATCTTGATGCTGACCTCGTCATTCATATGTACGACCGGCTCGACTTCAACCTTCAAGCCTACATCCAAATAGTTGACCGACTCAGATGTTCCCCCGCCATTTGGCAGCGATATAGTCGTAATCACCGGCACACGGTCACCGATTTGAATCTTCGCCTTGTCACGGTTTTTGACACGGATACGAGGATTGGCCAGGGTATTGGTTACGCCATCCGTATTTTTCAGATTGACAATCAACGCTGGTGAAATATTGCCCACCCGCAAGCTGTCTCTGCTCATGTTCTTCAAATCGCCGATAGTCCACAGGTCCTGCCCGACATCGACAATTGCTTTGGCTGGATAAAGATTGATTTTCTCAGGGAGGGAAACACCCAAATCCTGCAATTTGGCGCTACTGATCTCCAAGACCTCGACTTCCAGCATGACTTCCGGCTCGGCCAGGTCCTGAGAGGCAAGCAGCTTCTCCGCCACTGCAATCGCTTCGGGCGTATCACGCATGATCAGCATGTTGAGCTTATCATCGACATACACATCGCGTGTCTTAACGACTGTCTTGATCAGGCCCAGCGCATTTTTTGCATCGACGTTTCCGAGATAGAAGGTTTTGACTCGCAACTCTTCCAATTCGCGCTGACGACCTGGCTGCGCTGGATAGATCAACACCGAGCGATCATTGAGAAGGCG
This sequence is a window from Chitinivorax tropicus. Protein-coding genes within it:
- a CDS encoding secretin and TonB N-terminal domain-containing protein, which produces MRQWPLAGVGLIVLALSGCAGQQAFSDSKQLLAQGRTDEGMAMLNKVVSEYPNNQEYRAYLVRQRELITDRMNREADSSRLNEQYEAAEQKYREVLAMSPDNPRAQEGLRRIDTDRKHQQSISSAEKAKQEGNLDKSKQLLRQTLSENPRNAKARKMLSDINSAKHRADMQTVGPDSPLNALVTLEFQQAPLPAIFDVLSRSTGVNFVFDKDVKLDARATIMAKNTPLNEALNVLLTGQQLTKRLLNDRSVLIYPAQPGRQRELEELRVKTFYLGNVDAKNALGLIKTVVKTRDVYVDDKLNMLIMRDTPEAIAVAEKLLASQDLAEPEVMLEVEVLEISSAKLQDLGVSLPEKINLYPAKAIVDVGQDLWTIGDLKNMSRDSLRVGNISPALIVNLKNTDGVTNTLANPRIRVKNRDKAKIQIGDRVPVITTISLPNGGGTSESVNYLDVGLKVEVEPVVHMNDEVSIKIGLEVSNIADEVVSKQGLVTYKIGSRNANTSLRLKDGETQVLAGLIRQDELQSAMRVPLLGKMPVLGRLFSSEKDQKSKSELVLMITPRILRNLDVPDVSNTEFDSGTEAAVGSDALRLSNRGSEVKVPVGGADAGGGMAPPPDMGSQMPPPAPEPVQPAPPPAQPAPGTNESAQQGANKSHKRTQ